In Pseudomonas putida, a genomic segment contains:
- a CDS encoding conjugative transfer ATPase: MDEDADRTPPRWKPWRAAQRRRATRADEAAQYAHYPSFTDHLPWVEYLEEEQCFLLDDNRSVGAVFELQPIGTEGREPEWLMAARDALEDALQDSFDELDQAPWVVQFFCQDDSDFSPYLERLGQYVAPRATGTPFTTAFLTSIRRHLGAIAKPGGLFDDPVVSHLPWRGSNRRIRLVVYRWLGDQADDEGQNPAQLLGRTCDRLMASLQACGVNPRRLNGRDFYAWLLPWFNPAPTLTGESPAAFYQRVPFTETHDGDGLSLPFDHDFAERLFFHEPRSNIEQGLWYFDRQPHAVMVVDKLRRPPHIGQLTGETRKGEALNALFDQLPEQAILSLTLVITPQDVLEEQLNRLARKAIGENLASTQTRQDVEEARALIGRQHKLYRGTLALYLRGADEQQLRQRSIQAANVLLGAGLQPVREGDEVAACNSYLRWLPMVYNPARDKRNWYTRLLFAQHVANLLPLWGRSIGTGNPGITFFNRGGAPLSFDPLSRFDRSMNGHLLLFGPTGAGKSATLVSILMQVMAVYRPRLFIVEAGNSFGLQGDYFATLGLTVNKVQLKPGSGLSLAPFADARRLIERPDQVASLSTEDLDEDASGSEEQRDVLGELEITARLMITGGEAKEEARLTRADRSLIRECILDAARQCAARGQQVMTRHVRDALRTVASDAHLPDKRRERAQEMAESIDLFCQGFEGALFDRPGTPWPESDVTIVDLATYAREGYEAQMSISYISLMNTVNNLAERDQYLGRPIIMVTDEGHIITKNPLLAPFVVKGTKMWRKLGAWFWLATQNLADFPDAAQTMLNMIEWWICLNMPPAEIEEIARFKKLTPAQKTLLLSASKASGKYTEGVVLSKQLETLFRAVPPSLYLALAMTEPEEKAQRWRLMEAHQLSELEAALQIAAEIDRLRGMS; encoded by the coding sequence ATGGATGAGGATGCCGATCGCACCCCACCGCGCTGGAAGCCCTGGCGCGCGGCGCAGCGTCGGCGCGCAACACGTGCAGACGAGGCTGCGCAGTACGCGCACTACCCCAGCTTCACCGACCACTTGCCTTGGGTCGAATACCTCGAGGAGGAACAGTGCTTTCTGCTCGACGACAACCGCTCGGTGGGCGCCGTGTTCGAATTGCAGCCGATCGGCACCGAGGGCCGCGAGCCCGAGTGGCTGATGGCGGCGCGCGATGCGTTGGAAGATGCGCTGCAGGACAGTTTCGATGAGCTTGATCAAGCGCCCTGGGTGGTCCAGTTCTTCTGCCAGGACGACAGTGATTTTTCCCCGTACTTGGAGCGCCTGGGGCAGTACGTTGCACCCCGGGCGACAGGCACACCGTTCACCACCGCCTTCCTCACGTCGATTCGGCGTCACCTTGGCGCCATTGCCAAGCCCGGCGGACTGTTTGACGACCCTGTTGTGTCGCACCTGCCTTGGCGCGGCAGCAATCGACGGATTCGGCTAGTGGTCTATCGCTGGCTCGGTGACCAGGCCGACGACGAAGGGCAAAACCCTGCTCAGTTGCTGGGAAGGACCTGTGACCGCCTGATGGCCTCGTTGCAGGCCTGCGGGGTCAATCCTCGTCGGCTGAATGGGCGTGACTTCTACGCGTGGTTGCTGCCTTGGTTCAACCCGGCCCCCACCCTCACTGGCGAATCGCCGGCGGCGTTCTATCAGCGCGTCCCCTTCACAGAGACCCATGACGGCGATGGGCTGTCACTGCCATTCGACCACGACTTTGCCGAACGGCTGTTCTTCCACGAGCCGCGCTCGAACATCGAGCAGGGGCTGTGGTACTTCGATCGGCAGCCACACGCGGTGATGGTGGTCGACAAACTGCGCAGGCCGCCCCATATCGGCCAGCTGACCGGCGAGACCCGCAAGGGCGAGGCGCTCAATGCCTTGTTCGATCAACTACCCGAGCAGGCCATCCTCAGCCTGACCTTGGTGATTACGCCCCAAGATGTGCTTGAGGAGCAGCTCAACCGCCTGGCGCGCAAAGCCATCGGTGAAAACCTGGCCTCGACCCAGACCCGCCAGGACGTGGAAGAGGCCCGCGCACTGATCGGCCGCCAGCACAAGCTGTACCGCGGTACCCTGGCCTTGTACCTGCGCGGCGCCGATGAACAACAATTGCGCCAGCGCTCGATCCAGGCGGCCAATGTACTGCTCGGTGCCGGCCTGCAGCCGGTGCGTGAGGGCGATGAAGTGGCCGCGTGCAACAGCTACCTGCGCTGGCTGCCGATGGTCTACAACCCCGCACGCGACAAGCGCAACTGGTACACTCGGTTGCTGTTTGCCCAGCATGTTGCCAACCTGCTGCCGCTGTGGGGACGCAGCATCGGTACCGGCAATCCGGGAATCACCTTCTTCAACCGAGGTGGCGCTCCGCTATCGTTCGATCCCTTGTCACGCTTCGACCGTTCCATGAATGGTCACCTGCTGTTGTTCGGCCCGACCGGCGCCGGCAAGTCGGCCACCTTGGTTTCTATCCTGATGCAGGTCATGGCCGTGTACCGGCCTCGGCTGTTCATTGTCGAAGCCGGCAACTCCTTTGGCCTGCAGGGCGACTACTTCGCCACCCTCGGTTTGACCGTCAACAAGGTCCAACTGAAACCGGGCAGCGGCTTGAGCCTGGCTCCCTTCGCCGATGCCCGCCGGCTGATCGAACGCCCCGACCAGGTCGCCAGTCTGTCGACCGAAGACCTGGATGAAGACGCTTCGGGCAGTGAAGAGCAACGCGATGTGCTGGGCGAGCTGGAGATCACCGCCCGCCTGATGATCACCGGGGGCGAAGCCAAGGAAGAAGCGCGACTGACCCGGGCAGACCGCAGCCTGATTCGCGAGTGCATCCTCGACGCCGCCAGGCAGTGTGCGGCCCGCGGCCAGCAGGTCATGACGCGCCATGTCCGTGATGCGCTTCGCACGGTGGCCAGCGACGCCCACCTGCCCGACAAGCGTCGCGAGCGGGCTCAGGAAATGGCCGAGTCCATCGACCTGTTCTGCCAGGGCTTTGAGGGTGCGCTATTTGATCGGCCTGGCACCCCTTGGCCGGAAAGCGATGTCACGATCGTCGACCTCGCCACCTATGCCCGCGAGGGCTATGAAGCGCAGATGTCGATCAGCTACATCAGCCTGATGAACACGGTGAACAACCTTGCCGAACGCGACCAATACCTCGGTCGCCCGATCATCATGGTCACCGACGAAGGCCACATCATCACCAAGAACCCGCTGTTGGCACCTTTCGTGGTCAAAGGCACCAAAATGTGGCGCAAGCTCGGCGCCTGGTTCTGGTTGGCAACGCAAAACCTGGCCGACTTCCCCGACGCGGCGCAGACCATGCTCAACATGATCGAGTGGTGGATCTGCCTGAACATGCCGCCGGCGGAGATCGAAGAGATCGCGCGCTTCAAGAAACTCACGCCAGCACAGAAGACCCTGCTCCTGTCGGCGAGCAAAGCCTCGGGTAAATACACCGAGGGGGTAGTCTTGTCGAAGCAACTGGAGACGCTATTTCGCGCAGTTCCGCCGAGCCTGTACCTCGCCCTGGCCATGACCGAGCCCGAGGAAAAGGCTCAACGCTGGCGGCTGATGGAAGCGCATCAGCTGTCCGAGCTGGAGGCTGCGCTGCAGATTGCGGCGGAAATCGACCGCCTGCGGGGCATGTCCTGA
- a CDS encoding TIGR03756 family integrating conjugative element protein yields the protein MNLITPCRTPQPKKPGRGRAFLAIALLMAAEQCLALTTPAIIASVRSLQCLEYRVVGVCYWLLCTPFGCTVRTSPKIRHFIPELVVSSYSDTGSNPWSEMSALSAPTPMAQGGGNLITPSAQRNNLPRFKNVDGIGHPGGAALTALANSFGYACPSGAVPLAPYYLSTLDPLAWRHALPESVYPQALVPGVREIGSQALGNMWGSVYPRQGFLVQPDDFKAAAVMAQRASDFITRVGQPHVYLPLQPMPAPGYWPPQPVMENNLNNHRWQLLAPMVQTTCAIFPSPKIQSAEGAYAWSLWRPYRCCQRMGQTFLFSIDFDGGQ from the coding sequence ATGAACCTGATTACCCCATGCCGAACGCCACAGCCGAAGAAACCTGGCCGAGGTCGCGCCTTTCTCGCGATCGCGTTGCTCATGGCTGCCGAGCAGTGCCTGGCGCTGACCACCCCCGCCATCATTGCCTCAGTCAGATCACTGCAGTGTCTGGAGTACCGCGTCGTCGGGGTCTGCTATTGGCTGCTGTGCACGCCCTTCGGCTGCACGGTGCGAACCTCGCCCAAGATTCGCCACTTCATTCCCGAGCTAGTGGTGTCGAGCTATTCCGACACCGGCAGCAACCCCTGGAGCGAGATGTCTGCCCTGTCGGCACCGACGCCCATGGCGCAAGGCGGGGGCAACCTGATCACGCCCTCGGCGCAGCGCAACAACCTGCCCCGTTTCAAGAATGTCGACGGCATCGGGCATCCCGGCGGCGCTGCCCTGACGGCCCTGGCCAACAGCTTCGGCTATGCGTGTCCGAGTGGAGCGGTGCCGCTTGCGCCCTACTACCTCAGCACGCTTGATCCGCTGGCGTGGCGCCACGCCCTTCCCGAGTCCGTGTACCCGCAGGCGCTTGTCCCGGGCGTGCGCGAGATCGGGAGCCAGGCCCTCGGCAACATGTGGGGCAGCGTCTATCCACGGCAAGGCTTCCTGGTACAGCCCGACGACTTCAAGGCCGCTGCGGTGATGGCGCAGCGCGCCAGTGACTTCATCACCCGCGTAGGCCAACCCCATGTGTATCTGCCGCTGCAGCCGATGCCAGCTCCCGGTTACTGGCCGCCGCAGCCGGTGATGGAGAACAACCTCAACAACCACCGCTGGCAGTTGCTCGCACCGATGGTGCAGACCACCTGCGCCATCTTCCCCAGCCCAAAGATCCAGAGTGCCGAGGGCGCCTACGCCTGGTCGCTGTGGCGCCCGTACAGGTGCTGCCAACGCATGGGCCAGACCTTCCTATTCAGCATCGATTTTGATGGAGGCCAGTGA
- a CDS encoding integrating conjugative element protein, which produces MNTLSIGLVCLFVCTVGHAAESGYHLGDQAQVLDDRVMYTIGGGSAAGAPSSLYRPSGLGVGLSWRANMMCGNMNLSNTLQNQLNGATQGFQQIMGNVIQNATQAVMSLPAMIIQRANPGLYELLSNGVLQGRIDFDRSKLTCQAMAAKMADKVDQAGWGALAKNQEMQHNLEQSDGDAVTAVKDTESNNGNNGVSWVGGQKAGGHGQAPIRVTSDVVKAGYNLLHNRSVEDTSAVGSSCQNGAICQAWASPEEAAEWAARVLGETEVETCDDCETLRVSAGAGLTPLIQETYTQHLEGLQRMLSGAEEPTPENLGKVSSPLLQVSRGVIEGLRDDPDQNLLARRLASETALSSVIYKAMLLQRTLLAGSREPNVASAQPATTALNSNVETLEREIRLLQTELQVRQALATNTASLVLDRHAGGADASRNIDQRDPRPDRLQRANQGRSTP; this is translated from the coding sequence ATGAACACCCTCTCGATCGGGTTGGTATGTCTCTTCGTTTGCACCGTCGGCCACGCCGCCGAGAGTGGCTACCACCTGGGCGACCAGGCCCAGGTGTTGGACGACCGGGTGATGTACACCATCGGTGGCGGGTCGGCGGCGGGCGCGCCGTCCTCGCTCTACCGTCCCAGCGGACTCGGAGTGGGCCTGTCCTGGCGGGCAAACATGATGTGCGGAAACATGAACCTCTCCAACACCCTGCAGAACCAGCTCAACGGTGCCACCCAGGGTTTCCAGCAGATCATGGGCAACGTCATCCAGAACGCCACCCAGGCGGTGATGTCGCTGCCGGCAATGATCATCCAGCGCGCCAACCCCGGGCTGTACGAGCTGCTGAGCAACGGCGTGCTGCAGGGGCGCATCGACTTTGACCGGTCAAAGCTCACCTGCCAGGCGATGGCGGCGAAGATGGCTGACAAGGTGGACCAGGCCGGTTGGGGGGCACTGGCGAAGAACCAGGAAATGCAGCACAACCTGGAGCAGTCCGACGGTGATGCCGTGACTGCGGTAAAGGACACCGAATCGAACAACGGCAACAACGGGGTCAGCTGGGTCGGCGGGCAAAAAGCCGGCGGTCATGGCCAGGCGCCGATCCGGGTGACCTCGGACGTGGTCAAAGCGGGCTACAACCTGCTGCACAACCGCTCAGTCGAAGACACCTCGGCCGTCGGCTCGAGTTGTCAGAACGGCGCGATCTGCCAGGCCTGGGCGAGCCCCGAGGAGGCTGCCGAATGGGCCGCTCGCGTGCTCGGCGAAACCGAGGTGGAGACCTGTGACGATTGCGAGACGCTGCGCGTGAGCGCGGGCGCCGGTCTTACGCCACTGATCCAGGAAACCTACACGCAGCATCTTGAGGGCTTGCAGCGCATGCTGTCGGGCGCAGAGGAGCCCACGCCAGAAAACCTCGGTAAAGTCTCCAGCCCGTTGCTGCAGGTCTCGCGCGGCGTCATCGAGGGCCTGCGCGATGACCCTGATCAGAACCTATTGGCCCGACGTTTGGCCAGCGAGACCGCGTTGTCGAGCGTGATCTACAAGGCGATGCTGCTGCAGCGCACGTTGCTGGCCGGTAGCCGTGAACCCAATGTGGCGTCGGCGCAGCCCGCCACTACCGCCCTCAACAGTAACGTCGAAACGCTGGAGCGCGAGATCCGCCTGCTGCAAACGGAGTTGCAAGTGCGCCAAGCGCTGGCCACCAATACCGCCAGCCTGGTCCTTGATCGCCACGCCGGTGGCGCCGATGCCTCACGCAATATCGACCAGCGCGATCCACGCCCAGACCGCCTGCAGCGAGCGAATCAGGGAAGGAGCACGCCATGA
- a CDS encoding DUF3085 domain-containing protein, whose translation MLRFTGTELHAVLTEAAVIGCRVVLVKDQGVYLMSEFGENKPDGGSRKHIAYAMGCNPDVDDFDAWWNRARSEFGGDDFAEYFDLDDPVLESLRGTDGALVIEATSTHLYIAAEIALPGKS comes from the coding sequence ATGTTGCGCTTCACAGGAACAGAACTTCATGCTGTCTTGACTGAAGCTGCCGTCATCGGCTGCCGAGTCGTCCTGGTCAAAGACCAGGGTGTCTACCTCATGTCCGAGTTCGGCGAAAACAAACCCGACGGAGGCAGCCGCAAACACATTGCCTACGCCATGGGCTGCAACCCTGACGTCGACGACTTTGACGCCTGGTGGAATCGCGCACGCAGTGAATTCGGTGGCGACGATTTCGCCGAGTACTTCGACCTTGATGATCCCGTTCTGGAAAGCCTACGCGGCACCGACGGGGCATTGGTGATTGAGGCCACATCCACACACCTGTACATCGCTGCTGAGATTGCCCTGCCCGGGAAGTCCTGA